The following coding sequences lie in one Miscanthus floridulus cultivar M001 chromosome 9, ASM1932011v1, whole genome shotgun sequence genomic window:
- the LOC136481748 gene encoding probable protein phosphatase 2C 74 encodes MLLHLQTVRFLCSVVAAFARLVRELRKAAVMATAACSPSPVAVLTAPAVSPIGLIASTPLPKRRKTLAQAAVPENLLVAPPPPVVVLPLPAVVSDDVSGVGMVEQQQAAQSMTKTKAAWAARRRPSRLVIPVADDAGEVAAGWGVAAVPAKEADVEVEGDGFWLASRAGPRHAMEDAYVVTDKNDADSQLAFYGVFDGHGGRAAVDFVSERLSKNVVSAVLAAAGTTETRREALSEDAVSAAIKEAYLATDSELLTKHQDASGGACAATAVVKGGDLYVAHLGDCRAVLSRDGSAAALTADHTCAAEDERARIEREGGYVSRSGSGVWRVQGSLAVSRAFGDGALKQWVVAEPAVTRVPLAAGCEFLVIASDGLWDKISNQEAVDVVSRSRATACRELVDMARRRGSRDDVTVMVVDLQRFVR; translated from the exons ATGCTGCTGCACCTGCAAACCGTCCGGTTCCTCTGCTCCGTCGTCGCCGCCTTCGCGCGCCTCGTCCGCGAGCTCCGCAAGGCGGCCGTCATGGCAACCGCCGCATGCTCTCCGTCTCCTGTCGCTGTACTCACTGCACCCGCCGTGTCGCCCATCGGCCTGATAGCATCCACGCCGCTCCCGAAGCGAAGGAAAACGCTTGCGCAGGCTGCCGTCCCGGAGAACCTGCTCgttgcgccgccgccaccggtggTGGTTCTTCCTCTTCCTGCAGTGGTGTCGGACGACGTCAGTGGGGTCGGGATGGTAGAGCAACAACAAGCTGCTCAGAGCATGACGAAGACGAAGGCCGCGTGGGCGGCCAGGAGGAGGCCGTCGAGGCTCGTCATACCGGTGGCGGACGACGCTGGCGAGGTCGCCGCCGGCTGGGGCGTGGCTGCCGTGCCGGCGAAGGAGGCCGACGTGGAGGTGGAGGGGGACGGGTTTTGGCTGGCCAGCAGAGCAGGACCGAGGCATGCGATGGAGGATGCGTATGTGGTCACTGACAAAAATGATGCAGATTCTCAGCTG GCATTCTACGGTGTCTTCGACGGCCACGGCGGCCGCGCGGCCGTGGACTTCGTCTCCGAACGTCTAAGCAAGAACGTCGTGTCCGCGGTCCTCGCCGCCGCGGGGACGACGGAGACGCGCCGCGAAGCATTGTCGGAGGACGCCGTCTCGGCGGCCATCAAAGAGGCCTACCTGGCCACCGACAGCGAGCTCCTCACGAAGCATCAG GATGCAAGCGGCGGTGCGTGCGCCgcgacggcggtggtgaagggCGGCGACCTCTACGTGGCGCACCTGGGCGACTGCCGCGCCGTGCTGAGCCGCGACGGCTCCGCGGCCGCGCTGACGGCGGACCACACCTGCGCGGCGGAGGACGAGAGGGCGCGCATCGAGCGGGAGGGCGGCTACGTGAGCCGTAGCGGCAGCGGAGTGTGGCGGGTGCAGGGCAGCCTCGCCGTGTCGCGCGCGTTCGGCGACGGCGCGCTGAAGCAGTGGGTCGTCGCGGAGCCGGCGGTCACCAGGGTGCCCCTCGCCGCCGGCTGCGAGTTCTTGGTCATTGCGTCCGACGGGCTCTGGGACAAGATCAGCAACCAGGAGGCCGTCGATGTCGTCTCTAGGAGCCGGGCGACGGCGTGCAGGGAGCTCGTGGACATGGCACGGCGCAGGGGGAGCCGGGACGACGTCACCGTCATGGTAGTCGACCTCCAGAGGTTTGTAAGATAG